The Pirellulales bacterium genomic interval CGGGGCATCCCCCTCCCAGCCACAAGCCGTCGAGGTGGACGAATCCCAGGCCGCGTGCGACGGCGACGATGCCCGTGAGCACCACGCACCATGCCGCGATGTGCAACAGATGTTGGCGGGTGGCCAGGCTGATGAACGAGCCTCCGATGCCGGTCAGGACCATCAGCGGCACGGTGCCCAGGCCAAAAGCAGCCATGGTGGCCAGACCGGCTGCCATGCCGCCAGAACTGCTGGCTAGTGCCAAGTAGGCATAGACGAGCCCACACGGCAGCAGACCGGTAAAGAGCCCCGCGAGAAAGACGTGGGTCGGTTCGGGCGAGCGCAGAAAGGTTGCGAGCAGCGAACCGCTCAGGCAGGGTGGCGCACTAGCGGGGGTGACTCGTCGCGGCCAGACCCCCGCGGCGACCAGTCCCTGCCAGATGAGCAGCACGCCCGCCACGACCGCCAGACAGGCGGGAACGTTGACCCATTCTGCGGCGCGATCAGCCAGCCGCATGCCGCCGTAGCCTGCCAGGGCGCCGGCACAGGCGTAGCTGAAGATTCGACCGCTGCTGTAGATCGCCTGCCGCGACAGGTTGCGCGCGACGCTGGGGGCCGTGCCGCCGATGGACAAGGCGAACCCGCCACACATGCCGATGCAGTGGGACGAGCCGAGCAGCCCCCCCAAAAAAATAAGCGGCAGATCGAGCAACGGATGTTTCCTCTCGTAATCCCAGAGCGCGGCGTTACGCGCGGACGAGCTCTTCCCATTCCGCGGCGGGGGCATCTTGCTGCTCCATCTCGGCGACGTGCGCCAGAGGGACATCGCGTTGTGCCAGAAAGAGGGAATTGCCGATGACCATCATGCTGCTTCCCACCATGGCGACGGCGGCGAACACGGGATTCAGCCAGCCCGCGGCGGCGAGCCCCACGCCGACGACGTTGTAGACGAAGGCCCAGAGCAGATTGAAGCGGATGGTGCGCAGCGCGCGCCGCGAAAGCTCGATGGCCCAGGGGAGTCGCCGCAGATCATTGCTCAGCAGGCAGACCGAGGCCGACTGCCGCGAAAGATCCGTGCCGCAGGCCAGGGCCACCCCCACGTCGCTTGACTCGAGTGCCGGCGCATCGTTGATGCCGTCGCCGATCATGGCCACCTGGCCAAGCGTCTGGCGCACTTCGCGCACGGCGTGGACTTTATCTTCGGGAAGTAACTCGGCACGCACGGCGAGTCCCAGTCGCTGGCCGATTCGGTGGGCGTATGCCTGGTGATCGCCGGTGAGCATCACGAGCTCGCACCCCAGGGCGCGGCACGCCTCGATCGCGGCACGGGCCTCGGGACGCAATTGTTCGCGAAACTTGAAGACGCCGCGCACGACGCCCTCCCACCCCAGGCAGGAGATCGATTCGCCGCCGGCCAGGGCCCGCTCGATGGCTAGCCTTATTTCGCCCTGGGGGAGAAGTCCCTGCTCCTGCATGAGTCGCCAACTGCCGAGATAGATCGCCGGCGAGCGTTCCGCTTCTCCGAGTTGCGCCACCAATCCCCGGCCCGGTAGCGTGCGCACTTGCTGCACGGCGTCGCTGGCGCCTTTTCGCCGCACGTGGCCGCTGCTCTCGTCGACGAACAGTTCGATGGCGCGCGAGAACGAATGCAACGAGGCGGTGGCCATCGCCGCCGCGACCGACAGTATCTCGCGCTCGTCGCCGTCGCCGAGGAATCGCTCGACCTTGGGCTCGGCGATGGTCAGCGTGCCGGTCTTATCGAAGCAGATGGCCCGGACGGTTGCCAAGCGTTCGAGCGCCTCGCCGTGCCGGAAGAGGACCTGCGCCCTCGACGCTGTTCCCAGGGCTGCCCAGACGGCCAAAGGGGTGGCCAGGCCCAGGGCACAGGGACAGGCGATCAACAACACGCTGAGCCCCGTCATCAACCCTGTGTCGAAACCAGCGCGCGTGCCGTGATAGAACGCCGCCGCCAGCGAGATGAGCGACACCAAGGGCAAGAAGGCCTGAGCGATGCGGTCGGCCAGACGTTGATAGTGTCCTTTTTTCTCTCGGGCCGCGCGAACGAGGTCGATCAGCCGGCGCAATGAACCTTCGTTGGCGGCGCAGGTGGCACGCACGACGAGCTCGGCGTCGAGATTCAGCGTGCCCGCGTAGACTTCGTCGCCACTTTCTTTAATGGCCGGCCTGCTTTCGCCCGTGATCACCTGTTCGTCGATTGTGGCCGAGCCACGCACGATGACCCCGTCGAGGGGCACGCGCTCGCCCGGCAGCGCGCGCAACGTATCGCCCACGGCGACCAGTTGTCGCGGGACCCAACGTTCGGGGATGGTGTCGAGCCTGACCTGCTCGGGCAGCAGCTTCTCGAGCGCATCGAGCGCCGCGGTGGTGCGCAGCTTGCCCGTGGCCTCGAGCCAGCGACCGAGCGTGAGCATGACGAGCACCACGCAGCCGACTTCGAAATAGACGTGTGGATATCCGCGAAAGACGGCCAGTACCGAATAGACGTACGATGCCCCGATGCCCAGCACGAGGAGCAGATCGGTAGAAAAGACGCCGCGGCGCATTTGACTCCACGCATCGTGCCACAGCGTGCCCCCCAGCAGCCATAGCACCGGCAGCGACAGCAGCAGACAGGCATAGCGAAACAACTCGATGAGCGAAGCGGTCCAGCGGTCGGTCTGGCCCAACTCCGCTTCATAGATTTCGTACGACCAGAGCGCCATGGTGAAGGCCATGACGTTCATCGTGAAGAAGATGGCAAGCCCCAGGCGAGCGAGCGCCCACCGGGCCGCCCCGGTCTCACCTCCTTCGCCGGCGATGGAGGCCGCGATGCGGCAGCCGACGCAACAATAGGCCGGCTCGGCCACGGTACCTTCGCTCGCATGTGTCGACGGCGGACGCCACCAACGGGACGCGAGAGGAAGTCCGCAGTAGTCGCAGCGATCGTCGGCGTGTGAAGTCATGGAGGCGTCAACAGCTCCACGCGGATCGCGGGGAAGAGGTAGGCGATCGTGTAATAGACCGCAAAGCACCAGAACATCACCCAGATCAAACGCACATACCAGGGAATGCGGTTTCCCACGTAGTCGTGAAAGCGGTTCTCGTGCTGGGCGCTCGTGCGCGCGTCACCTTCAGGATAGGTGGGCATGCGTCGTACTTTCTGTGGGGGAAGCGAATTCTAGTGCAGGCGACCCGAGTCGTAGTGCTCGTCGAGCCACTTCTCATTTTCGAGCATCGTCTGCTTGGGCCGTTCGATGTCGTGGAACATGCCGTTCATGGCCGCCCAGCAGAAGAGCAGCAGAAAGCCCGTGCTGGCGAGCAGATAGTTGGCCAGCGGCGTGACGGCAAAGGCGCCGTCGGCCTCGCCGCGCGCGAGCGCCACGAACTCGAGCAGCTTGGTGCCGAAGCCCCACAAGCTCGGCACGAGAATGCCGATGGCCAGCAGGATCATCAGCACGCGCGACAGCCAGGCCGCCGGGGCGCCGTCGGGGTTCATGGTCTCTCCTTCGTCAGTTCCGCCAGCGGAACATAGCTTTCGTAATCGGGATAACTTTCCAGCCACGAACCCAACCACTGCACGTAGGTGATCAGCGCCAGGCCCCGGGCGTTCGGCTTGTCGGGCGATCCGTCGAAGAGCCACGGATAGTTGGGCATTGGCGAATCGGTCGACACCAGCGTGGGCTGGAAGAAATGGACCGCGTGCCAATCGTTCGAACGCCGCCCCCCTTCGCGGCTCAGATCCGGGCCAACGCGCCGCGTGCCGAACATGACGGGACGCTGCAGCTCGTTTTGGTACTCGATCGTCTCGGACACCGGCCCCCAGCGGCGCGATTCATTGGAAACGGGACGTACGAACTGGCTATGGCAGTGCCAGCACCCTTCGCCGACGTAGATGCCGTAGCCCGTGCGTAGTGCCTCGGCGCAGTTGTCTTCGGTGGGCTTGCCGATGTACTTCGCAAACTGGTCGGGATACCGGCGGCTGAGATCTTCGAACTGGTAGACGAGGTTCGGGTTGACGACTTCGCGCGCGGTCTTCTCGGGCAGATTGCGATACATCAGCACCGGCACCACGGCGTTCGACAGGAACGCGAAGAAGAAGAACCCCAGACCGCCGATCAGCAACACCCCCGATTTACTTTCAAACATGGCTCGTCGAACTCTCCAGCATCCGGGAAGACTAGGTGGCGGGATAAGCGATCGCGGCATTCCGCGCTACGACTCGCGACGACTGCCAGGTCATGTACAGGTTGTAGAAAAAGCAGAGTTGTCCGGCGAGCATCGCCAGCCCGGCGAAGACGCGGATGATCCAAAACGGCGTGGAACCATTCGTCGAGACATCCCACGGTTGTAGCGATCCCCACCAGTAACCTTGGAAGACCCCCAGCAAGATCAGATCGCTCGCCATGACGAGCAGACCGCCGGCCGACAGCCAATAATGCCATTCGCACAGCTCGCGGCTGTACCAATCGGTGTGCAGCAGGCGCGGGAAGAGATAGGTCATGATCCCCAGCAGCCACATGCTGAAGACACCGAACATCACCAGATGGGCATGCCCGACGACCCAGTCCGTGAAGTGGATCAAGGCCTGGAAGGTCAGCGTGACCTGCATCGAGCATTGGAGGCAGGTCAGGAAGTAGAAGATCATGCCGGTATAGAACCAGCGAAGGGGCAAGTTCGTGACCAATGCGCGGCTCGATCCCCAGATGGTGCCGAAGAAGTTGATGATCACCGTCGTCACGACCAGCTCGACGGCCACGGTGGCAATGACCGCCCCGTACTGCAGAAACATGGGGATCGGCGTGTAGAGAAAGTGGTGGATACCGTTCAAAGGATAGAAGAACGCCAGTCCCCAGAAGCCGACAAGCGAGAGTCCGTGGCTCCAGATCGGCTTGCCGAGCATGATGGGCACGAAGTAATACATCAGGCCCCAGCCCAGCGGCGTGACGAACAAACCGACGAGATCGTGAATGAACAGACCCGCGATGGCGCCGCCGCTCGTGCCGGGCACGAAGTACTGGGGCAGAAAGTTGCCCATGGCGTAGGTCAGAAAGGTCCAGACGAAGGCCGCCATGAAGTACCACAGCGTGACGTAGAGGGGCCCCTTCGTGCGTCCGATCGGCACGAAGAAGTTGAAGGCCACGAGCGCCAACCCGGCCAGCGCCAAGGGGTCGATCCAGACGGGGGTCTCGCCCCATTCGATGCCCTGCGCCTGCCCGAACATGATGCCGACCGCGGTGCTGACGACGACCACCTGCCAGGCGAGGAAGATGAAGTACGACAATTCGCGGCTGGCGACCGGCTTGAGCGTCAGGCGGGGGACGGACCAGTGCAATGCACCGAGAAAGCTGTTGGCGAGGAAGCCGTAGGCGATGGCATTCGTGTGGATCATGCGCCAACGGCCCGGTGACAGCAGCTCGATATCCATCAGCGGATTCCAGCGCACCAGTTGTAGCGCCATGAGCAGGCCACCCAGCATCGACGCGGCCAGGTAGGCCAGTGCCGCCAGGAAATACCAGATCACCAGCCGTTCATCGACCAGCTCGCGCCCGTCGATCGGAACTGCCTTGGTCGCGTCCGTCGTCATGCTTGCTCCGCAGGAAGTTCGTAAGGAACGTAGAGGCCCAACGGGTAGATCAGCAACATCGTCCACCCGAACACCAGGTGCGTGAGCGCTGCCACCCACCACGGAATCTGCTCAACAATCCACGCGCCGCCGAAGAGCAGCGGCTGAAGCCAGGAGAGAATGCCGTAGAAATTCAAGAGCCAGAGCCCCAGTGACATGACGGTCACCAGGATGAAACGGCCGGCGAACGAGCTGGGCGAGAATCGCGTCAGCACCAATTGATAGGGCACCCCCAGCAACATGCCGGTCGCCAGGTACAGGCAACAGCCGATCGCCAATGCGATTCCGCTATCGATCTCGAGGGCCTGTTCGCCCAGGGGGAACGTGAGGTAGACGCGAATCAGCTCGAGCGGATATTTGCCGAAGAGCAGCGCGCCCACGACGTTGAACAGCAGGCTGGCCGCGGCGGCGACGGTGCCGAGCAGGAAGCCCGTCGTCGCGTAATAGGCCGCGTAGTACTCGCGCGGGCGCCAACGGGTGCGCAGCCCCTCTTCGACCAGTTCCGATTCGATCTGGCGAATGCGTTCGTGCAGTTCTTCGAGTTCGCGCGTCTTGGCGTCGATATCCATCATCGCAATCACTCGCTGGGCTCGGCGGCCGGAGGAGCGGCAGAGGCAGGCTCGGTGACATCGGAGGGCGCCGGTTCGCTGGATGGTGTCGCCTCTTCGTTCACCGGTGTCACCTCTTCGCTGGACGTAGTCGTTTCCGTAGGCGCGGTGGATTCCACGGTCTCGGCCTGTGCTGGAGTCGCGTGTACTTCGCTCGGCAGGATGCCTTCGCGACGCCGGTTCGAGACCGAGAGCACATAATGGGCCAGCTTCCAGATGGTCTCCGGATTGTCGGCCAGGGCGTCGTGGAACGAGGGCATCGGCGTGCCGTTGATGCCGGACGAGATGCGGCGGTAGATGTCCAGCGGGCGGCGCCCGCCGCGCAGCATGCCTGAGGTCAGATCGGCCGCACGCGTGGAGAATCCCCAGGCATCGGTGCCGACGTTGTCTTCTGTCAGGCCGCGGCCATCCTCGCCGTGACACTTGGAACACCCCTTCGTGAGAAAAGCCTCCTTGCCGGCGGCGACCGTTTCTTCGCTGAAGGGGGGCATGGCCACGGCGGGCAGCACGACTTCATCCCCGGCGGCGTTCCAGAATTCGGGGACGCCAGCCACCAGATCGGGCACCATGTCGGGATCGAGTTCATCCTCGCTTTCGGCCGTGCTGGCCAGCAGGATCTCGAGCTCGCCCCGCATGGCGAGCGCTAGCACGTAATCGACCACCGCTTGCACGTCTTCGTCGGGCAGCAGCGCGAACGACGGCATCGAGGTGCCGGTGATGCCGCGGCGGATCGTGCGCTCGAGATCCTCGCGTCGCGGCTTGGCCCCGTAGGGCGTAGAGGTGAACTTGAAGATGCCGCGGCGATAGTCGCGTGGCCGCGGCTGAAGAAAGGCAGCCGCCGGGCCGTTCCCATCGCCTGTCACGCCGTGACACGCCAGGCAACGCTCGGCATACACCGCGGCGCCATGCTGCAAGTGCCGGCGAAAGGAGGCGTTGTCGTTGCGATCGCTCCCCAGCAGAAGCGGCGCCGCGGGCGTGCCGCAGTTCTTGCGCAGGATCTGCTCGATCTGCTTCTGCAACTCGGGGCTGAGAGCCGAGACCTGCTCGCTCGGCACGTAGTGCGCTGGCGCCGCCGGGCGACACCCTGCCAGGGCCAGGAGGCCGACCAAGGCCAGAAAGACTCCACTTCTCACGGACGACAAACCCCGCTCATGCCTGGGTACACGAAACGAAAGGGACCACGATCTTGCTCGGTGTTATTTCTTCTCGGCCAACTCGGGCTCGCGAATCACCTTGTGGCAGTTCACGCAACTGAGCGTCAGTTGGGTAAAGGCGAGCGCACCCGCTTCGATGTTCTGCTGGTTCGCCGACCGAATCAGCTCGCTGTTGGCGTACTCGAAGATTTGCAACTGCGTGCGATACTCTTTGGCATCGCGGCGCCGGGCAAAC includes:
- a CDS encoding c-type cytochrome; protein product: MRSGVFLALVGLLALAGCRPAAPAHYVPSEQVSALSPELQKQIEQILRKNCGTPAAPLLLGSDRNDNASFRRHLQHGAAVYAERCLACHGVTGDGNGPAAAFLQPRPRDYRRGIFKFTSTPYGAKPRREDLERTIRRGITGTSMPSFALLPDEDVQAVVDYVLALAMRGELEILLASTAESEDELDPDMVPDLVAGVPEFWNAAGDEVVLPAVAMPPFSEETVAAGKEAFLTKGCSKCHGEDGRGLTEDNVGTDAWGFSTRAADLTSGMLRGGRRPLDIYRRISSGINGTPMPSFHDALADNPETIWKLAHYVLSVSNRRREGILPSEVHATPAQAETVESTAPTETTTSSEEVTPVNEEATPSSEPAPSDVTEPASAAPPAAEPSE
- a CDS encoding cbb3-type cytochrome c oxidase subunit I; this encodes MTTDATKAVPIDGRELVDERLVIWYFLAALAYLAASMLGGLLMALQLVRWNPLMDIELLSPGRWRMIHTNAIAYGFLANSFLGALHWSVPRLTLKPVASRELSYFIFLAWQVVVVSTAVGIMFGQAQGIEWGETPVWIDPLALAGLALVAFNFFVPIGRTKGPLYVTLWYFMAAFVWTFLTYAMGNFLPQYFVPGTSGGAIAGLFIHDLVGLFVTPLGWGLMYYFVPIMLGKPIWSHGLSLVGFWGLAFFYPLNGIHHFLYTPIPMFLQYGAVIATVAVELVVTTVIINFFGTIWGSSRALVTNLPLRWFYTGMIFYFLTCLQCSMQVTLTFQALIHFTDWVVGHAHLVMFGVFSMWLLGIMTYLFPRLLHTDWYSRELCEWHYWLSAGGLLVMASDLILLGVFQGYWWGSLQPWDVSTNGSTPFWIIRVFAGLAMLAGQLCFFYNLYMTWQSSRVVARNAAIAYPAT
- a CDS encoding cation-translocating P-type ATPase, which produces MTSHADDRCDYCGLPLASRWWRPPSTHASEGTVAEPAYCCVGCRIAASIAGEGGETGAARWALARLGLAIFFTMNVMAFTMALWSYEIYEAELGQTDRWTASLIELFRYACLLLSLPVLWLLGGTLWHDAWSQMRRGVFSTDLLLVLGIGASYVYSVLAVFRGYPHVYFEVGCVVLVMLTLGRWLEATGKLRTTAALDALEKLLPEQVRLDTIPERWVPRQLVAVGDTLRALPGERVPLDGVIVRGSATIDEQVITGESRPAIKESGDEVYAGTLNLDAELVVRATCAANEGSLRRLIDLVRAAREKKGHYQRLADRIAQAFLPLVSLISLAAAFYHGTRAGFDTGLMTGLSVLLIACPCALGLATPLAVWAALGTASRAQVLFRHGEALERLATVRAICFDKTGTLTIAEPKVERFLGDGDEREILSVAAAMATASLHSFSRAIELFVDESSGHVRRKGASDAVQQVRTLPGRGLVAQLGEAERSPAIYLGSWRLMQEQGLLPQGEIRLAIERALAGGESISCLGWEGVVRGVFKFREQLRPEARAAIEACRALGCELVMLTGDHQAYAHRIGQRLGLAVRAELLPEDKVHAVREVRQTLGQVAMIGDGINDAPALESSDVGVALACGTDLSRQSASVCLLSNDLRRLPWAIELSRRALRTIRFNLLWAFVYNVVGVGLAAAGWLNPVFAAVAMVGSSMMVIGNSLFLAQRDVPLAHVAEMEQQDAPAAEWEELVRA
- a CDS encoding sulfite exporter TauE/SafE family protein, which translates into the protein MPPPRNGKSSSARNAALWDYERKHPLLDLPLIFLGGLLGSSHCIGMCGGFALSIGGTAPSVARNLSRQAIYSSGRIFSYACAGALAGYGGMRLADRAAEWVNVPACLAVVAGVLLIWQGLVAAGVWPRRVTPASAPPCLSGSLLATFLRSPEPTHVFLAGLFTGLLPCGLVYAYLALASSSGGMAAGLATMAAFGLGTVPLMVLTGIGGSFISLATRQHLLHIAAWCVVLTGIVAVARGLGFVHLDGLWLGGGCPACQS
- a CDS encoding cbb3-type cytochrome c oxidase subunit II, whose amino-acid sequence is MFESKSGVLLIGGLGFFFFAFLSNAVVPVLMYRNLPEKTAREVVNPNLVYQFEDLSRRYPDQFAKYIGKPTEDNCAEALRTGYGIYVGEGCWHCHSQFVRPVSNESRRWGPVSETIEYQNELQRPVMFGTRRVGPDLSREGGRRSNDWHAVHFFQPTLVSTDSPMPNYPWLFDGSPDKPNARGLALITYVQWLGSWLESYPDYESYVPLAELTKERP